A single window of Cytobacillus dafuensis DNA harbors:
- the hemA gene encoding glutamyl-tRNA reductase, which produces MHILVVGLNYKTAPVEIRERLTFNPSQLTDAINTLKNKKSILENVILSTCNRTEIYAVVDQLHTGRYYIKEFLSEWFQIEKDEFSPYLFIYEQDGAIDHLFNVVCGLNSMILGETQILGQVRSGFLQAQAEHTTGTVFNHLFKQAITLAKRAHSETEIGANAVSVSYAAVELAKKIFGSIENKHVLILGAGKMGELAIQNLHANGASKVTVINRTYEKAHDLAERYAGSAKTLQELQCSLIEADILISSTGAKEFVITKDMMVNVEKMRKGKPLFMVDIAVPRDLDPMLADLDSVFLYDIDDLEGIVEANLQERKKAAEVIELMIEKEIVDFKQWLNMLGVVPVISALREKALAIQIETMTSIERKLPNLTERDKKVLNKHTKSIINQLLKDPILQAKEMAGGKDADEALELFIKIFNIEELVSERKNAVAADSQRIVAQMSQASLQP; this is translated from the coding sequence ATGCATATATTGGTTGTCGGTCTAAATTATAAAACAGCCCCTGTCGAAATTCGAGAACGATTGACGTTTAACCCTTCTCAACTCACAGATGCTATAAATACATTAAAGAATAAAAAAAGCATTTTAGAGAATGTTATTCTGTCTACATGTAATCGTACTGAAATTTATGCGGTTGTTGATCAGCTTCATACAGGCCGTTACTATATAAAAGAATTTTTGTCAGAGTGGTTTCAAATAGAAAAAGATGAGTTTTCTCCTTATTTGTTTATTTATGAGCAAGATGGGGCAATTGATCATTTATTTAATGTTGTTTGTGGTTTAAATTCCATGATTCTTGGTGAAACCCAGATTTTAGGACAAGTTCGTTCAGGCTTTCTGCAAGCACAGGCTGAACATACAACTGGAACCGTTTTCAATCATTTATTTAAGCAAGCCATTACACTGGCTAAAAGAGCCCATTCAGAAACTGAAATAGGTGCTAATGCTGTTTCTGTAAGCTATGCAGCAGTAGAGTTAGCCAAAAAGATATTTGGTTCCATAGAGAATAAACATGTTCTTATTTTAGGTGCTGGAAAAATGGGAGAGCTTGCTATTCAAAATCTTCATGCAAATGGTGCTAGCAAAGTAACCGTCATTAATCGTACTTATGAAAAAGCACATGATTTAGCAGAGCGATACGCTGGAAGCGCAAAGACTCTTCAAGAGCTTCAATGCTCGCTAATCGAGGCTGACATTCTTATTAGTTCAACAGGAGCTAAAGAATTTGTTATTACGAAAGATATGATGGTAAATGTTGAAAAAATGAGAAAAGGAAAGCCGCTATTCATGGTAGACATCGCTGTACCACGGGACTTAGATCCGATGCTCGCAGATTTAGATAGTGTTTTCCTATATGATATTGATGATTTAGAAGGAATTGTTGAAGCAAACTTGCAGGAACGCAAAAAGGCTGCAGAAGTGATCGAGCTAATGATTGAAAAGGAAATTGTTGATTTTAAACAATGGCTGAATATGCTTGGTGTCGTTCCAGTAATATCTGCTTTACGTGAAAAAGCACTTGCCATTCAGATTGAAACGATGACAAGTATAGAAAGAAAACTTCCAAATTTAACGGAACGTGATAAAAAAGTGCTTAATAAGCACACAAAAAGTATTATTAATCAGCTGTTAAAGGATCCTATTCTACAGGCAAAAGAAATGGCCGGAGGAAAAGACGCTGATGAGGCATTAGAATTATTTATAAAAATCTTTAATATAGAAGAACTTGTTTCTGAGCGAAAGAATGCTGTAGCTGCTGATTCACAACGAATTGTCGCTCAAATGTCACAGGCTTCCCTTCAACCATAA